The region CGTCGAGCGGGCCCGGGAGCTGCTCGGGCCCGAGGCCGCGGACCTGCGGTTGGACGTCCACGAGCTGCCCAACCTGCGGGCCCTCAACGTCGTCGTGCACGGGATCCTCGGCGAGGGCGTCGCGTCGTCGACGCGGCCCGACCCGCAGGCGAAGGGCCTGGGCGAGTACCTGCGCAGCAGGCTGGTGGAGGTTCCGATCGACCTGATACCCGGGTAGCCTCTCGATACGGTCCGAAACGGACGGTATGGAGGAGATGGTGGCGATGGAGCTGCACCAGCTGCGCTACTTCGTCGCCGTCGCCGAGGAACGCAGCTTCACCCGGGCCGCCTCCCGGCTGTTCCTCGCCCAGCCCTCGCTGTCGGTGCAGATCCGCAAGCTCGAGCAGGACGTCGGCGCCCGGTTGTTCGAGCGGACCGGGCGGCGGGTCGTGCTCACCGCCGCCGGTGACGTGCTGCTGGAGCACGCCGTCCGCGCACTCGGCGAGCTCGACCGCGGCCGGGAGCGCGTCGAGGAGGTCAACGGGCTGCGCGGCGGCCGCGTCTCGGTGGGCGTGCTGCCCAGCATCGGCGCCCGGCTCCTGCCCGACGTGCTGGCCGCGTTCCGCGAGGCGCACCCGGGCGTCACCGTGCGGGTGGTCGAGCACGACGTGTCCCGGGAGTTCGAGGAGCTCGTCCGCTCCGGCGAGCTGGACCTGGCCATGACCCGGTTGCCGACGACGCTGCGCGGCCTGGCCGCCGAGGTGCTGGTCCGGGAGCCGGTGGTGCTGCTCGTGCCTGCGGACCACCCGCTGCACGACCGCGACGGGGTGGACCTCGCCGAGCTCGCAGACGAGGACTTCGTCGGCATGCGGCCCGGCTACGGCCTGCGCGAGTTCGCCGACCGGCTGTGCACCGACGCCGGCTTCCTCCCGCGGGTGGTGCTGGAGACCGGGCAGCTGAGCATCGTGCACGGCATGGTGCGGGCCGGGATGGGCGTGGCGCTGCTGCCCCGGCTGGCAGCGGGCGACGGGCCCGCCGTCGCGGTGCGCGACGAGGCGGCGGTGCGGGAGCTCGGCGTGGTGTGGCGGGACAGCGCGCTCGCCTCGCCGCCCGTCGCCGCGTTCCGCAAGGTCCTGCTGGACTCCGGCCGGGGCCGGTCGGGCGGCCCCGGGGCCGACGGAGCCTAGGAGGTTCTGCCCGACCTACGAGGCGGTGCGCATCGTCAGGCCGGCGAGGGAGATGACGTAGTCCTTCGTCTGCTCGTCGACGTGGACGCCGTAGCTGGTCGGGTAGTACCCGGTCTTCTGAAATGCCTGAGGCTGTTTGAGCTCCTGCCGCAAATTCGGATTGGTCTGCAGCCACTCGCGTGTGACCATCGGCTCGATGAAGGTGTAGCGGCCGTCCCAGGTGCCGTTGATGAGGATCTGCTCGAAGTTGTAGGAACCAGGTACGAGACTGGTGTCGCTGGAGTCGACCAGATGCACTCCCATTCCCGGTACGGCTTGCGCGGCAACGGCGGGCTCGGGGGAACGACGTAATCCTGCGGCACGTACTTCGCCTCGGGTGCATGTTCGGCCTTGGTGGCGAAGTTCGGGTCGGTCGGGTTGATGGCCTGCATCGTCGCCATATCGGCCATGTCGAAGTGCACGTCGAAATGCGGATCGGCGAACAGGGCGACGGGGACGTGTCCCTGGGGGTTCCAGTTGAGCATGACGTGGTCGAACGCGGTCGCCGCCGCCTGATCGGGGAAGGCGAGCATCAGCGTGTGCGGGGGATCGGTGGTCGTCTCAGGCAGTCCGTCCAGGGCGCCGGCGGTCATTCGCACGCCGACCTCGGTGGGGTTTCCCCCGGCGTCGAGTGTGGTGTAGGTCTTGACGGTGCCGTTCCCGAGGTTCTGGGACGGGCCGAAGAAGGTGCCGCTCTTGTCCGATGCTGCGCTCTCGCCACTGCACGCGGAGAGAAGGAGAGCCGTACAGGCGGCGAGAGCGAGTCCCGTACCGCGGCGGAGTCGGTGAGTGTGCATAATTCTTCCCCTTTCCGGGGCCTGAGTTCGCACAGCATCCTCCCCACCGTTCCTCGCCACAACTGTTCCGCGCCGCTGTATCCGCAGAATCCGAGCGGGACCGGACTCCGGAGACTAGTACTCCAGCCGTTGATCGTTATGATCATGCACGGGTGGCTTTCTGACGCTGGTAGTAGCTGGAGCGTGCGCGGTACTGATGACGACGGCGCCAGCTCGACCAGGCAGCGGCGCAGGCGATCGCTCGGCCAGGCTCGATGACGAAGATGGCGAGCAGGCGGCGGATCTCGTTGCAGGTCAGCGCGATCAACCCGGCCGGGCCGGGCCGATCGATGTGCTCGCGGGCTGCGATCACCGCGAGCAGGGCGTGGGCGAGCATCGCGAACATCGTCCAGCGCCGCCAGGAAGTCCAGCGCCGGAGCTGATGCTCGTCCAGCCCGGCCAAGCCCTTGCCGGCCTGGAACGACTCCTCGACCGTCCAACGGCGGCCAGCGACGCGGACCAGCTCACGCAGCGGGACCAGGTGCGGGCTGTAGCAGCGGTAGAACGCCAGCTCACCGGTGTGACGGTGGCGGCGCACCAGCAGCCACCAGCACTTGGTGTCCTCGGGCGAGATGCCCTCGGGAGGGGTGAGGGTGACCAGCGCCCAGTCGTAGTAGCGCTCGCCCTTCGCGCCAGCTCCGGCCGAGAGCCGCTGCCAGGCCCGTTTCGGCAGGCCGGCGGTGAGCTTGTCAGCGCGGAGCAGCCCGGCCGCGGTCGGGACCCGGCGGTCACAGCCGATGGCCAGCACGTAGCCGACCCGGCGGGCTTCGAGCTCGGTGGCATGTCTCCCTAGTACTCCCACCCCAGAGCAGACCGAAGATTGCTACCAGGAAAAGGATCGTTGCGTGATCCGCCGGCGCATCACCCAAAACGGGTGATGCGTCCGATCTTCACTTGCAGCAGGGTCCCACGACCGCCCGGCAACCTCGTTACCCGGAAAGGGACGCGGCGCCTGATTCGATCAGACTGGTTGTGGCGCTGCGTCACAGCCGGCACACGCAAATGAGTACCCGACTGTATCGGAATACGCAAACGGGATCGGTAATTGGTTCCAGGGTTTCGGTCGGGCTGCCGCGCGTGCAAGTCGACGGACCGGCAAGTCGGCAAAAATGCATCAGCGGGTCGCGTGGCCCGTCGCCCGACACAGGCGGCCAGGTTCAGAACGCGCGACCGGTCGTGCGCCGGTCGCCAGAAAAGCGGGAGAGTCTCATGGCATCGGCAACAGATGCGCCTGTCGATCTCTATATCGCAGCGTACGGGGATCCCGACGCAGCTCGAGGCGACTGGGACGCCATCAAGCAGCTCGCCGCCGACGATGTGATCGCGGTCGACGGGCTGATCCTTGTCAGCCGCCGTTCCGACGGCAAGATCCATGTCGATGACGACTTCCATACGGCCCGCAAGGGCGCAGCCTGGGGTGCTGTCGGCGGTGCGGTCGTCGGCCTGATCTTCCCGCCGTCGCTGCTGGCCGGCGCGCTGGTCGGCGCCGGCGTCGGTGGAGGTGTGGGCGGGCTGATGTCGCACGCCGAGAAGAAGGCGATCAAGGCCGAGGTCGAGGACACGTTGCCGCTCAACAGCTCGGGCATCGTGGCGATGTTCGAGGAGCAGTGGGCCACCGCCGTCGACGACGCCCTTCCCCACGCCACGAACGTCACCAAGGAACAGGTCGACCCGAACAGCGCGAACCAGGTCAAGGCCGCAGCGACGGACACTCCGCCCGCGACGACCTAGAACCCCGTAGCCGTTCGGTGTGATGGGCACGGGCGCCGAGGGCGTAGGTAGCGGGGAGCCATGACGATCGATTCGATCGCATCCGCGGAAGGGCCCGCAGCCGGCGTCGTCGACCTGCACGCCGCATGGTTCGAGGCGCTCCTGCGGGCCTCCGCCGGGGAACCAGCCGTGGCCGTGCGGCCGCTCCGCCGGCCCGGCGACGTTCCGCCTGCCACCGACGGTCGGTGTTGCAGGCGATGACGACCGCCACGCATGGTTGGCGTCGCTGGTTCGCCTCGACCGGGGCCCCACCGATGTGGCGGCCCGTGTTGTACGCCGTGGCGGGTCTGGTGGTCGGCGCCGCGTTGGGTGCGGTGCTGACTCCGCAGAAGGGTGCGGTCCTGGCCGGGCTCACCGGCCTCTTGGTGGCCGCGGCGGGATCGACCGGCCCGACGAAGGTTTCGTTGCGGCTCGCCTCGCTCGCGGCGGCGGCTGGGCTCATCGTCGTGTTCGCGGCGTTCGTCGTCACCGGCCATCCGTGGTGGGCGGCCGTCGCGATGGCCGCGGTGGCGATCCTGACCTCGGCCGTTGCCACCGCCGGACCGGCCGGTGCGGTGTTGGGGATGCTGGGAGGGATCGGGTTCGTGTTGACGGTCGTCTGCGCCGCAACGGTGGGGTTGGTGCCGGACGTGTCGGTGCTGTCCGGGGCCTCGCGGGTGGTTCTCGGGGCCGTGGGCGGCTTGGTCGTGGCGACGGTCGGTGCCATGGTGCGAAACCGCCGGGCCGGCACCAGCACCGGCCCGGACATCCCCGCACCGTGGGGGCCGATGTGGGCATCACTGAGGTCGTTCGACGAGCACACCCGCGACGGGGTACGAAGGGCAATCCCCCTCGCGATCGGCATGTTCGTCTACCAGCGCACGCTCGACCATGACTCGCTCTGGATCTTCATCGCCGCATTCGCGGTGTTGCTGCCGACCGGAAAGCCCACGGTCGGCGTCGCAGCCACGCGGGTGGTCAGCACCATCGTCGGCATGCTGGTCCTCTCCGTGCTCGGCCTGGTCAGCGCCGCGGGTGTGCTGTTCACGGCGGCGATCCTGTTCTTGCTCGTCGGCATCGCCTACAAGCCGACCTATCCCTTGCCGGCGGCCGCGTTGTCCGCGATGGGCGCCGTACTGCTTGTCGCGGGGCCCGCGGGAGACCTGGGCGCCTG is a window of Pseudonocardia sp. T1-2H DNA encoding:
- a CDS encoding LysR family transcriptional regulator, encoding MEEMVAMELHQLRYFVAVAEERSFTRAASRLFLAQPSLSVQIRKLEQDVGARLFERTGRRVVLTAAGDVLLEHAVRALGELDRGRERVEEVNGLRGGRVSVGVLPSIGARLLPDVLAAFREAHPGVTVRVVEHDVSREFEELVRSGELDLAMTRLPTTLRGLAAEVLVREPVVLLVPADHPLHDRDGVDLAELADEDFVGMRPGYGLREFADRLCTDAGFLPRVVLETGQLSIVHGMVRAGMGVALLPRLAAGDGPAVAVRDEAAVRELGVVWRDSALASPPVAAFRKVLLDSGRGRSGGPGADGA
- a CDS encoding DUF1269 domain-containing protein produces the protein MQVDGPASRQKCISGSRGPSPDTGGQVQNARPVVRRSPEKRESLMASATDAPVDLYIAAYGDPDAARGDWDAIKQLAADDVIAVDGLILVSRRSDGKIHVDDDFHTARKGAAWGAVGGAVVGLIFPPSLLAGALVGAGVGGGVGGLMSHAEKKAIKAEVEDTLPLNSSGIVAMFEEQWATAVDDALPHATNVTKEQVDPNSANQVKAAATDTPPATT
- a CDS encoding FUSC family protein, yielding MAAAGSTGPTKVSLRLASLAAAAGLIVVFAAFVVTGHPWWAAVAMAAVAILTSAVATAGPAGAVLGMLGGIGFVLTVVCAATVGLVPDVSVLSGASRVVLGAVGGLVVATVGAMVRNRRAGTSTGPDIPAPWGPMWASLRSFDEHTRDGVRRAIPLAIGMFVYQRTLDHDSLWIFIAAFAVLLPTGKPTVGVAATRVVSTIVGMLVLSVLGLVSAAGVLFTAAILFLLVGIAYKPTYPLPAAALSAMGAVLLVAGPAGDLGAWAAHRLLDTLLGCAMALASMYLLWPRDKPDNDAVTAE